The genomic segment TTATCTGTAATCCAAAAACGTTGCGCTGACGTAAATAATTTATATTTAGCGTCTGACATTCCTCTAAAAATAAAATCTACACTATGTTCTTTTTTGAAATTAGACGAATAAAATTCAAACCAATAATCAAGTTGAGCCTTTGTATCGATTACAAAAAAGTCATTTTTTTCGAATAGTTTGCTTTTCTCTTCTAATGTTTTATATATTGGAATATCTGCCATTTTTGTTCTTATTTAAATGTTGATTTGTTCGGTTTTCGGAAGCTTGCGCCTAACGTTTGGCAGCTTGGCGATGTGGCGATTAAAGAAGCCTTAAATTTCGGTTAAACACTTCCTTCAAGTTAAAACCAACTTAATTTAAAGCATAAATCACAATCTACCGAAAAGGCTGCTATCAGTATGCTTAATCTTTAGGGTTTGGGGTTTTGTCTTCAGATTTTTCTCTTCTATCCTCAGGAAAAGATGGTCTTTCCTGCGGCTGTGTTGTTGGTTTTTCGTCGTCTAACATAATTGAGTGTTTTTAGTTATTAAAATTATCGAGATTATAAATAAAATTATTAAAGTTGAAATAATTAATGTTTTTGAAAGATATAAATCATAAGCTCGTTTGTCGTTAATTTCTGTGTTTTCATCTGCAATTCGAATCAATCTATTTATTAATTCATCCTCAAAAGTGATTATATTTTCTTTATCAACTTTTTGATTATATCCTGGGATAGTGATTTTTTGATATTCTCTAATTTTTTTTAAATTGGCAATATTTGGATAGTTAAAACCTCGTAGATAATTATTATATGATTTTACGAGAAATAGAATACTTAAAGCAATGAATAAAACAGTAATTGAAAATAAAATCCACAATGTTATATTGCATTCTATGTGTTTGAAAAAAAAATCATTAGAAAAAAAATATGAGACAAATCCAACTAATAAAGAAATTACACCAATAATAATGTTGATAGATTCATCCAATTTTGACCTTCTATTTAACTCTCTATCGTAAATATATTTGTAAAATTCGAAATCGTTCATTTCTCCTATTTTAAGTAACTTTCCAACTATATGAATATCATACAAAAGAGTATTTTCAAACAATTGTAAGTATTTGTATATGACATTAAAATCCGTAAGAGGAATAAACTTGGGTCTATTGCAGTTACAGGGGCAAAACAAATATATTAAATTTATTTAATAGTAAAGACATTTTAAAATTTAGTAATACCGCTTATTGAGATTTTGATTTTTATATATTGATAGTAGCTAATACCCTGCTACCTCTTAATATTTTCTTCAATCTTTCCAAATAGCATTTTAATCTGTTCTATATTGATTTTTAAAAAATGTATATCCTTATCAGTGAAATAATCCAACTTCTTTTGATTAAAATTTTTAATTAATTGATTGAAGTTGTTTCCAACTCTCCTACATTCTCCAATTATAATATTTCTTTCTTCTCTCAATTCATTATCTAGTGTAACAACTTTATATTCCTTTTTCAATAAAATATCTCGTATCATTTCATTAACACTATGATAAATGGAATCTTTAAACATCTTGTTTAATTGTTCGAATTCATCTTCTGTAAATAAAACTCTTTTCTCTTTAGTTCTTTTTATTTCTTTGTTGGGACGGCCGCCTTTGTACATAAATTATTTATTAAATTAAAAAAACGACTTCGGAGTTTTTTATTCCCGAAGGGCGAGGCGTTTGTATGCCGTGAAAATATAAAATCGAAGATTGAAAGGTTTTTCACGGCATACAAACACACCTCGCTAAATTCAAAACAAAAAATTTATTTCCCCTTTTGTTTATTCTTTTCAATGTTAAATTGACTAAAGTATATATGAACAAAAGGGAATAAAAATTATTTTTAGTAAGTATTTCTATTTTGTACTTACCTACTTACCTAATCTATATTTTACAGTATACAACTGCCGTTTTAACACTTACCTTTTCTTACCTATCTTACCTGCTGATTTTATTCTTTATTAGGTAAGATAGGTAGGTTTTTTAAATGTAACTTACCTAATATTTGTTCCCATTTTTACTGGGTTTAGGTAAGTAGGTAAGTTAGGTAGGTTATAAATTGAATTATTGATTATTAAGATCAAAGGGACTAGAATGAAATTTTGGTTGTGCTAAATATCCATAAACTTGTTTCTTAGGATGCTTTATTCGCTTAAACCTATAACCCGACAAGGCTTTACCAATCTTCTCTCTACTTAATTTAAGACCTAATGGTAAAAGCTTAGTCATTATATCAGTAGGAGTGTTGAAATAATCTAAATCATCCGATTTCTCGAAATATTTTAACACCATCTCCTGTTCAATAGTAAAAGAAGTATAGCGCTCATTTCTTAGTTCATTTTCAATTATATCTTGTTGTGTTAACTCAGGTTCGAATTGTTTGTCTAAATAAGCTAAATAGTAGGCCTGCGACCAAACTTTATCTATATCAACCTTTTTAGAATAGTCAAAATCAATTCTTCCAATTACATCAAATATGATCCAACGAACTGAACCTGTTTCATCAGTAAGAAAATCAACCATATTGGTTGATCCTATAAATGAACAAATTCTAGGAAGATTTTCGGCTCGCCTTTCATAGGGTAACCTTTCATTTATAAAAACCTTACTAATTAATGATTTTAAGAAATTCACTTCTGTTCTTCCAATAACGGAGAGTTCTTCCAAATTGATAATTAAATTTTTACACATTTTAATTCGCGAATCTTTGTCCATACCAATATCCTCTGCTATGTAGCTAGATAGTTTTTTAGGTATTAAGTTTTGAATATAGGTGGACTTACCCGAATGTTGGTCCCCGTTCGCAAGCACTAAACAATGCTTGTTTATTTTGTCTTTTTCCATTGCACAAATAACTGCTCTGGCAAGCCATTTTTTAAAATGATACACAAAAGCATTATTGTCATTTGTTGTAACATAAGAAGCCAAATTTTCTATATGATCGACTTTTGTGTCCCATTTGGGTAATTCAAGAAAAAACTCTCTTATGGGATTGTAACGTTCAATTAAATTGCTTTTAATAAAAATTTCTAATTTGTTGTAGTTAACTTCAATTCCATTTTTATTCAATTCTATTAATAAAGAATATAGGTTTAAAGACTCCCATAATGATTGGTCAATTAGATTGATTTCATAATCAAGTGAAATCATGTTAAATCGAATCCTGTACTTGTTGTTAATATAATTGGTGATTTTATCAAATATTGTATTTGAAACTGTATTAGTATTATACAGTTCTTGAATGTTTTTCTTCATTGAAATATAATTATTGTTGAAAACACTCTATATTTGCAGAGTATTTCAAGTTATTGAAAATTTAAAA from the Flavobacterium ammonificans genome contains:
- a CDS encoding plasmid mobilization protein — protein: MYKGGRPNKEIKRTKEKRVLFTEDEFEQLNKMFKDSIYHSVNEMIRDILLKKEYKVVTLDNELREERNIIIGECRRVGNNFNQLIKNFNQKKLDYFTDKDIHFLKINIEQIKMLFGKIEENIKR
- a CDS encoding virulence-associated E family protein, yielding MKKNIQELYNTNTVSNTIFDKITNYINNKYRIRFNMISLDYEINLIDQSLWESLNLYSLLIELNKNGIEVNYNKLEIFIKSNLIERYNPIREFFLELPKWDTKVDHIENLASYVTTNDNNAFVYHFKKWLARAVICAMEKDKINKHCLVLANGDQHSGKSTYIQNLIPKKLSSYIAEDIGMDKDSRIKMCKNLIINLEELSVIGRTEVNFLKSLISKVFINERLPYERRAENLPRICSFIGSTNMVDFLTDETGSVRWIIFDVIGRIDFDYSKKVDIDKVWSQAYYLAYLDKQFEPELTQQDIIENELRNERYTSFTIEQEMVLKYFEKSDDLDYFNTPTDIMTKLLPLGLKLSREKIGKALSGYRFKRIKHPKKQVYGYLAQPKFHSSPFDLNNQ